One region of Sylvia atricapilla isolate bSylAtr1 chromosome Z, bSylAtr1.pri, whole genome shotgun sequence genomic DNA includes:
- the LOC136373998 gene encoding 3'-5' RNA helicase YTHDC2-like isoform X2 produces the protein MDSCLSDIWLHKDTDAFAQVFHLILTENVSVDYRHSETSATALMIASGRGFLSQVEQLISMGANIHCRSSNGWMAVDWARRFGQTEVVDLLESYSASAGFGNLDESSLVRASGSALSAEDRELLTAYHHSFDDEKVDLDLIMHLLYNICHSSETGAILVFLPGYDEIVSLKDRILFDDRRFADNAHRYQVFMLHSNMQTLDQKKVLKSPPPGVRKIILSTNIAETSITVNDVVFVIDSGKVKEKSFDALSCVTMLKMVWISKASAIQRKGRAGRCQPGVCFHVFSRLRFENMLEFQTPELLRMPLQELCLHTKLLAPVNCPVVDFLMKAPDPPPALIVKNALQMLKTIDAMDPWEDLTELGYHLTELPVEPHLGKMVLCAVVLKCLDPVLTIACALAYRDPFVLPTLASQKRAAMLCRKRFTAGTFSDHMVLLRAFQAWQKARSDGWERAFCEKNFLSQATMQIIVGMRTQLLGQLRASGFVRARGAADIRDVNANSENWAVVKAALVAGMYPNLVHVDRASLVLTSPKEKKVRFHPTSVLSQPQYKKIPPVNGQAAAVEALPTDWLIYDEMTRAHRIANIRCCSVVTPITVALFCGPARLPSNALQASSSYRVSSDSSDSEMEDRKTSNVSLLKLDEWLHLKLDSEAAGLLLQLRQKWHSLFLRRMRAPSKSWSQVDEATVRAVVAVLTAEEQSAGLQQPSGIGQRPRPVAAEDRLLASTWKPTNTRRSTAETELSDSSNAEKVLMRSACPRLHQPKKYKQRSILCSSQTSDDRSDQSLVKSADRSSFPSRCASPSSPVCGKASKSPSPRQNVPVRYFIMKSSNLQNIEISQQKGVWSTTPSNEQKLNRAFWKSNTVYLIFSVQGSGHFQGFARMSSTIGYEKSQDWGSAAFGGVFKVKWIRKESIPFRFAHHLLNPWNDNKKVQISRDGQELEPQVGEQLLQLWNYIPLE, from the exons ATGGATTCTTGTCTTTCTGACATCTGGTTGCATAAAGATACTGATGCCTTTGCTCAGGTGTTCCATCtcattttaactgaaaatgtcAGTG TTGATTATAGGCACAGTGAAACCAGTGCAACTGCGCTCATGATTGCTTCAGGGAGAGGCTTTTTGAGTCAAGTAGAGCAGCTGATCAGTATGGGAGCAAATATCCACTGCAGATCATCTAATGGCTG GATGGCTGTGGACTGGGCCAGGCGTTTTGGACAGACAGAGGTTGTTGACCTGTTGGAATCCTACAG TGCTTCAGCAGGATTTGGAAACCTGGATGAAAGTTCCCTGGTCCGAGCAAGTGGTAGCGCCCTTAGTGCAGAGGACAGAGAACTGTTGACAGCTTATCATCACAGTTTTGATGATGAAAAAGTGGATCTGGACCTCATTATGCACTTACTTTATAACATCTGTCATAGTTCTGAGACTG gagCGATTTTAGTATTTCTTCCTGGATATGATGAGATAGTGAGCCTGAAGGACCGTATTCTTTTTGATGACAGGAGATTTGCTGACAACGCTCACAG GTATCAGGTTTTCATGCTTCATTCAAATATGCAGACTTTGGATCAGAAGAAAGTGCTCAAAAGTCCCCCTCCTGGTGTGCGCAAAATA ATTCTTTCTACAAATATAGCAGAAACCAGCATAACAGTCAATGATGTTGTATTTGTTATTGACTCAGGCAAGGTGAAAGAG AAGTCTTTTGATGCACTGAGTTGTGTTACAATGCTGAAAATGGTATGGATTTCAAAAGCCAGTGCTATCCAGAGAAAAGGCAG ggCTGGGCGCTGTCAGCCTGGTGTCTGTTTTCATGTCTTCAGCAGGCTCCGATTTGAGAATATGTTGGAATTTCAGACTCCAGAACTTCTAAGGATGCCGCTTCAG GAGCTTTGTTTACACACAAAACTTCTGGCTCCAGTTAATTGTCCAGTTGTTGACTTTCTTATGAAAGCCCCTGATCCTCCACCAGCTTTGATTGTGAAGAATGCTCTGCAAATGCTCAAG aCCATAGACGCCATGGACCCTTGGGAAGATCTCACGGAACTGGGTTATCACCTCACGGAGTTGCCGGTGGAGCCGCACCTCGGAAAAATGGTGTTGTGCGCCGTTGTCCTGAAGTGCCTGGATCCTGTTCTGACCATTGCCTGTGCTCTTGCCTACCGAGACCCTTTTGTGCTGCCCACGCTGGCCTCTCAAAAGCGTGCAGCCATGCTGTGCAGGAAACGTTTTACTGCGGGGACCTTCAGCGACCACATGGTGCTTCTCAGGGCTTTCCAG GCGTGGCAGAAGGCACGCAGTGATGGCTGGGAGAGagctttctgtgaaaagaaCTTCCTGTCTCAAGCCACAATGCAAATCATCGTAGGAATGAGAACACAGTTGCTTGGTCAGCTTAGAGCCTCAG gttttgttagagccagaggagcagctgataTTAGAGATGTTAATGCTAACTCTGAAAACTGGGCTGTAGTTAAGGCTGCCTTGGTGGCTGGGATGTATCCCAATCTTGTGCATGTAGACAGAGCGAGCCTGGTTTTAACTTCaccaaaggagaagaaagtgCGATTTCATCCTACCTCTGTTCTTAGTCAACCGCAGTATAAAAAG ATTCCCCCAGTGAATGGCCAAGCTGCAGCTGTTGAGGCACTCCCTACAGACTGGCTGATATATGACGAAATGACGAGAGCTCACAGGATAGCAAACATCAGGTGCTGTTCTGTTGTAACTCCCATCACTGTGGCTCTCTTCTGTGGACCAGCTAGGTTACCAAGTAATGCTTTACAGGCATCTTCATCCT ACAGGGTATCCAGTGAtagcagtgacagtgagatGGAGGACAGAAAAACTTCTAATGTATCACTGCTGAAGCTGGATGAATGGCTCCACCTCAAGCTGGACTCTGAA GCTGCTGGTTTGCTGTTGCAACTCAGACAAAAGTGGCACAGCTTATTTCTGCGTCGTATGCGAGCTCCTTCTAAATCGTGGTCTCAAGTTGATGAAGCAACTGTAAGAGCAGTTGTAGCTGTTCTAACTGCTGAAGAACAGTCTGCAGGTTTGCAGCAGCCTTCAGGAATTGGTCAGAGGCCAAGACCTGTGGCTGCCGAAGATCGTCTTTTAGCATCTACATGGAAGCCAACTAACACCAGGAGAAGTACAGCAGAAACTGAATTGTCTGACTCCTCTAATGCTGAAAA AGTTCTGATGAGATCTGCTTGTCCCAGACTTCATCAGCCAAAGAAGTACAAACAAAGAAGTATTTTGTGCTCCAGCCAAACTTCAGATGACAGGTCAGATCAGTCATTGGTGAAGTCTGCAGACAGGAGTAGCTTCCCTAGCCGCTGCGCTAGTCCATCTTCTCCAGTATGCGGAAAG GCTTCCAAATCACCTTCACCAAGACAAAATGTGCCGGTTCGGTACTTTATAATGAAAAGCAGTAACTTGCAGAACATTGAGATTTCTCAGCAGAAGGGTGTATGGTCCACTACACCAAGTAATGAACAAAAACTGAACAGAGCCTTTTGGAAAAGCAACACGGTttacttaatattttctgttcaagGGTCTGGACACTTCCAG ggttTTGCTAGAATGAGTTCAACAATAGGATATGAGAAAAGTCAGGACTGGGGATCTGCTGCATTCGGAGGAGTATTTAAAGTGAAGTGGATCCGGAAAGAAAGCATTCCTTTTCGGTTTGCACATCATTTGCTCAACCCTTGGAATGACAATAAGAAAGTACAAATAAGCAGAGATGGCCAG GAGCTGGAACCTCAAGTTGGAGAGCAGTTGCTGCAGCTTTGGAACTATATTCCTTTGGAATGA
- the LOC136373998 gene encoding 3'-5' RNA helicase YTHDC2-like isoform X5, with the protein MDSCLSDIWLHKDTDAFAQVFHLILTENVSVDYRHSETSATALMIASGRGFLSQVEQLISMGANIHCRSSNGWMAVDWARRFGQTEVVDLLESYSASAGFGNLDESSLVRASGSALSAEDRELLTAYHHSFDDEKVDLDLIMHLLYNICHSSETGAILVFLPGYDEIVSLKDRILFDDRRFADNAHRYQVFMLHSNMQTLDQKKVLKSPPPGVRKIILSTNIAETSITVNDVVFVIDSGKVKEKSFDALSCVTMLKMVWISKASAIQRKGRAGRCQPGVCFHVFSRLRFENMLEFQTPELLRMPLQELCLHTKLLAPVNCPVVDFLMKAPDPPPALIVKNALQMLKTIDAMDPWEDLTELGYHLTELPVEPHLGKMVLCAVVLKCLDPVLTIACALAYRDPFVLPTLASQKRAAMLCRKRFTAGTFSDHMVLLRAFQAWQKARSDGWERAFCEKNFLSQATMQIIVGMRTQLLGQLRASGFVRARGAADIRDVNANSENWAVVKAALVAGMYPNLVHVDRASLVLTSPKEKKVRFHPTSVLSQPQYKKIPPVNGQAAAVEALPTDWLIYDEMTRAHRIANIRCCSVVTPITVALFCGPARLPSNALQASSSCQGDRVSSDSSDSEMEDRKTSNVSLLKLDEWLHLKLDSEAAGLLLQLRQKWHSLFLRRMRAPSKSWSQVDEATVRAVVAVLTAEEQSAGLQQPSGIGQRPRPVAAEDRLLASTWKPTNTRRSTAETELSDSSNAEKVLMRSACPRLHQPKKYKQRSILCSSQTSDDRSDQSLVKSADRSSFPSRCASPSSPVCGKVRLSSAYYPALQN; encoded by the exons ATGGATTCTTGTCTTTCTGACATCTGGTTGCATAAAGATACTGATGCCTTTGCTCAGGTGTTCCATCtcattttaactgaaaatgtcAGTG TTGATTATAGGCACAGTGAAACCAGTGCAACTGCGCTCATGATTGCTTCAGGGAGAGGCTTTTTGAGTCAAGTAGAGCAGCTGATCAGTATGGGAGCAAATATCCACTGCAGATCATCTAATGGCTG GATGGCTGTGGACTGGGCCAGGCGTTTTGGACAGACAGAGGTTGTTGACCTGTTGGAATCCTACAG TGCTTCAGCAGGATTTGGAAACCTGGATGAAAGTTCCCTGGTCCGAGCAAGTGGTAGCGCCCTTAGTGCAGAGGACAGAGAACTGTTGACAGCTTATCATCACAGTTTTGATGATGAAAAAGTGGATCTGGACCTCATTATGCACTTACTTTATAACATCTGTCATAGTTCTGAGACTG gagCGATTTTAGTATTTCTTCCTGGATATGATGAGATAGTGAGCCTGAAGGACCGTATTCTTTTTGATGACAGGAGATTTGCTGACAACGCTCACAG GTATCAGGTTTTCATGCTTCATTCAAATATGCAGACTTTGGATCAGAAGAAAGTGCTCAAAAGTCCCCCTCCTGGTGTGCGCAAAATA ATTCTTTCTACAAATATAGCAGAAACCAGCATAACAGTCAATGATGTTGTATTTGTTATTGACTCAGGCAAGGTGAAAGAG AAGTCTTTTGATGCACTGAGTTGTGTTACAATGCTGAAAATGGTATGGATTTCAAAAGCCAGTGCTATCCAGAGAAAAGGCAG ggCTGGGCGCTGTCAGCCTGGTGTCTGTTTTCATGTCTTCAGCAGGCTCCGATTTGAGAATATGTTGGAATTTCAGACTCCAGAACTTCTAAGGATGCCGCTTCAG GAGCTTTGTTTACACACAAAACTTCTGGCTCCAGTTAATTGTCCAGTTGTTGACTTTCTTATGAAAGCCCCTGATCCTCCACCAGCTTTGATTGTGAAGAATGCTCTGCAAATGCTCAAG aCCATAGACGCCATGGACCCTTGGGAAGATCTCACGGAACTGGGTTATCACCTCACGGAGTTGCCGGTGGAGCCGCACCTCGGAAAAATGGTGTTGTGCGCCGTTGTCCTGAAGTGCCTGGATCCTGTTCTGACCATTGCCTGTGCTCTTGCCTACCGAGACCCTTTTGTGCTGCCCACGCTGGCCTCTCAAAAGCGTGCAGCCATGCTGTGCAGGAAACGTTTTACTGCGGGGACCTTCAGCGACCACATGGTGCTTCTCAGGGCTTTCCAG GCGTGGCAGAAGGCACGCAGTGATGGCTGGGAGAGagctttctgtgaaaagaaCTTCCTGTCTCAAGCCACAATGCAAATCATCGTAGGAATGAGAACACAGTTGCTTGGTCAGCTTAGAGCCTCAG gttttgttagagccagaggagcagctgataTTAGAGATGTTAATGCTAACTCTGAAAACTGGGCTGTAGTTAAGGCTGCCTTGGTGGCTGGGATGTATCCCAATCTTGTGCATGTAGACAGAGCGAGCCTGGTTTTAACTTCaccaaaggagaagaaagtgCGATTTCATCCTACCTCTGTTCTTAGTCAACCGCAGTATAAAAAG ATTCCCCCAGTGAATGGCCAAGCTGCAGCTGTTGAGGCACTCCCTACAGACTGGCTGATATATGACGAAATGACGAGAGCTCACAGGATAGCAAACATCAGGTGCTGTTCTGTTGTAACTCCCATCACTGTGGCTCTCTTCTGTGGACCAGCTAGGTTACCAAGTAATGCTTTACAGGCATCTTCATCCTGTCAAG GAGACAGGGTATCCAGTGAtagcagtgacagtgagatGGAGGACAGAAAAACTTCTAATGTATCACTGCTGAAGCTGGATGAATGGCTCCACCTCAAGCTGGACTCTGAA GCTGCTGGTTTGCTGTTGCAACTCAGACAAAAGTGGCACAGCTTATTTCTGCGTCGTATGCGAGCTCCTTCTAAATCGTGGTCTCAAGTTGATGAAGCAACTGTAAGAGCAGTTGTAGCTGTTCTAACTGCTGAAGAACAGTCTGCAGGTTTGCAGCAGCCTTCAGGAATTGGTCAGAGGCCAAGACCTGTGGCTGCCGAAGATCGTCTTTTAGCATCTACATGGAAGCCAACTAACACCAGGAGAAGTACAGCAGAAACTGAATTGTCTGACTCCTCTAATGCTGAAAA AGTTCTGATGAGATCTGCTTGTCCCAGACTTCATCAGCCAAAGAAGTACAAACAAAGAAGTATTTTGTGCTCCAGCCAAACTTCAGATGACAGGTCAGATCAGTCATTGGTGAAGTCTGCAGACAGGAGTAGCTTCCCTAGCCGCTGCGCTAGTCCATCTTCTCCAGTATGCGGAAAGGTACGGCTCTCATCAGCATATTACCCTGCTCTTCAAAATTAA